A single genomic interval of Microbacterium galbinum harbors:
- a CDS encoding DUF6157 family protein gives MAHTTNYHDAFIEVAEDCPTDHAVEPPASEKPTIAALHYRLIAEHPYGRTSDDVVFETFALRAGIAVDDAVERALFFSVGRPCLRSSPLGKRYGWGLHHDAQGRVALVARESDDYALHAADPEISHMRAMRSRRP, from the coding sequence ATGGCGCACACCACGAACTACCACGACGCGTTCATCGAGGTCGCCGAGGACTGCCCGACCGATCACGCGGTCGAGCCGCCCGCGAGCGAGAAGCCCACGATCGCCGCCCTGCACTACCGGCTGATCGCCGAGCATCCGTACGGCCGCACGTCGGACGACGTGGTGTTCGAGACGTTTGCCCTGCGAGCGGGAATCGCCGTCGACGACGCCGTCGAGCGTGCCCTGTTCTTCTCCGTCGGGCGCCCCTGCCTGCGTTCCTCGCCGCTCGGCAAGCGCTACGGCTGGGGCCTCCACCACGACGCTCAGGGCCGTGTCGCCCTCGTCGCGCGCGAATCCGACGACTATGCGCTCCACGCCGCCGACCCCGAGATCTCCCACATGCGGGCGATGCGGAGCAGGCGGCCCTGA
- a CDS encoding ATP-dependent helicase, translating to MSDVLERFTPPTQDWFRGAFPAPTPAQAGAWEAISAGKHALVVAPTGSGKTLSAFLWAIDSVFRERMAEPDAPAKKKDDAPRTRILYISPLKALGVDVERNLRSPLVGIGQSARRLGAPSPTVTVGVRSGDTTSSDRRKLVSDPPDILITTPESLYLMLTSRAGETLRGVHTVIIDEVHAVAATKRGAHLAVSLERLDALRSSYGAEAPAQRIGLSATVRPIDEVARFLGGSAPVEIVAPRASKTFELGVVVPMDDMTNPPPPPGSGADSPTADAEYTEVTGSVWPHVEEAIVDRILQNNSTIVFANSRRLAERLTGRLNEIYSERTGVELPDQTVPAQMMAQAGATAGADPVLAKAHHGSVSKEQRALVEEELKSGVLRCVVATSSLELGIDMGAVDLVIQVEAPPSAASGLQRVGRAGHQVGEISRAALFPKHRGDVLHTAIVTERMLAGKIEAIQVPRNPLDILAQQTVAASALGAISVEEWFDTVRRSAPFQSLPRSAYEATLDLLAGRFPSDEFAELRPRLVWDRDAGTLTGRPGAQRIAVTSGGTIPDRGLFGVFVAGESTGARVGELDEEMVYESRVGDVFTLGTTSWRIAEITHDRVNVIPAYGQPGKVPFWHGDGIGRPFELGEALGAFSREVSAATPEKAAQRLIDAGLDEQARANLLAHLSEQREATGTLPTDRTLTVERGRDEVGDWRVILHSPYGMKVHAPWALAINARVRERLGVEGSAVASDDGIIVRIPDAEAEPPGAELFVFDPDEIEHLVTEEVGGSALFASRFRECAARALLMPRTNPNRRTPLWQQRQRSAQLLEVARRHPTFPVILETLREVLQDVYDLPSLRRLATSIADRRIRLVETQPAQPSPFARDLLFGYVGAFMYEGDSPLAERRAAALSVDPALLGELLGTVELRELLDPEVIVQSEREAQRLDPERRARGLEGTADLLRLLGPLDAAEVAARLAPEGDREADADRGPDDDHEPNEAVAAAHLDALVQARRAIPVTIAGVQRIAAIEDAGRLRDALGAALPTGIPVAFLEPLADPLGDLVARHARTHGPFTTDAVATRFGIGAAVARHTLQRLENAGRLTSGYFLPEASAPATGSSGAAGAGAGTRDDIEWCDTEVLRRLRMRSLAAIRGSVEPVSPEAYARFLPDWQHLTRPLEGIDGVLAVIEQFAGVPIPASAWESLVLPSRVRDYTPGMLDELTSSGEVIWSGHGTLPGRDGWVSLHPADLAPFTLPEPDAEIATDSLEARLLGALGGPGARDDAATPGAGGSIGVAGGIGGAYFAAQLKEMTGAENEQSVLEALWSLTWSGHVTNDTFAPIRSLLGGGSQAHRVTRRAPRTRTYRGVSLGRTPARPTAIGGRWSLLPAAETDPARRATVTAGLLLDRYGVVTRGAVQAEGVPGGFAQAYRVLAGFEEAGHCRRGYVIEKLGAAQFAASATVDRLRTFAGLADPPPRKAVTLAATDPANPYGAALGWPRRDGVSHRPGRKAGGLVVIVDGALVLYLERGGRTVLSFTDDAEVLRAAAADLAATARARRLDTLTVEKIDGEGVYGTPLALALQDAGFVATPRGFTLRKAV from the coding sequence ATGAGTGACGTGCTCGAGCGCTTCACCCCGCCCACGCAGGATTGGTTCCGGGGTGCGTTCCCCGCGCCCACTCCCGCGCAGGCGGGTGCGTGGGAGGCGATCTCGGCGGGCAAACACGCCCTCGTGGTCGCGCCCACGGGCTCGGGCAAGACGCTGTCGGCGTTCCTCTGGGCGATCGACAGCGTCTTCCGCGAGCGCATGGCCGAACCGGATGCACCCGCGAAGAAGAAGGACGACGCCCCGCGCACGCGCATCCTGTACATCTCGCCGCTCAAGGCGCTGGGCGTCGACGTCGAGCGCAATCTGCGCTCCCCGCTCGTCGGCATCGGGCAGTCGGCCCGGCGGCTCGGGGCTCCGTCGCCGACGGTGACCGTCGGTGTCCGCTCGGGCGACACCACCTCGAGCGACCGGCGCAAGCTGGTCTCCGATCCGCCCGACATCCTCATCACCACGCCCGAATCGCTCTACCTCATGCTCACGAGCCGCGCGGGAGAGACGCTGCGCGGCGTGCACACCGTCATCATCGACGAGGTGCACGCGGTCGCCGCCACCAAGCGCGGCGCCCACCTGGCGGTGAGCCTCGAACGCCTCGACGCGCTGCGGTCGTCGTACGGTGCCGAGGCCCCGGCGCAGCGCATCGGCCTCTCGGCGACCGTGCGCCCGATCGACGAGGTCGCCCGCTTCCTCGGCGGTTCCGCGCCCGTCGAGATCGTGGCGCCCCGGGCATCGAAGACCTTCGAGCTGGGCGTCGTCGTGCCGATGGACGACATGACGAATCCGCCGCCGCCTCCGGGCAGCGGTGCCGACTCCCCGACAGCGGATGCCGAGTACACCGAGGTGACGGGATCGGTCTGGCCGCACGTCGAGGAGGCGATCGTCGATCGCATCCTGCAGAACAACTCGACGATCGTGTTCGCGAACTCGCGCCGCCTCGCCGAGCGCCTGACCGGCCGGTTGAACGAGATCTACTCCGAGCGCACCGGTGTCGAGCTGCCCGACCAGACGGTCCCCGCCCAGATGATGGCGCAGGCGGGTGCCACCGCGGGCGCCGATCCCGTGCTGGCCAAGGCGCACCACGGCTCTGTCTCGAAGGAGCAGCGCGCTCTCGTCGAGGAGGAGCTCAAGTCGGGCGTGCTGCGCTGCGTCGTCGCGACGAGCAGCCTCGAACTCGGCATCGACATGGGGGCCGTCGACCTCGTCATCCAGGTCGAGGCTCCACCGTCGGCGGCATCGGGCCTCCAGCGCGTCGGCCGGGCCGGGCACCAGGTCGGCGAGATCAGCCGCGCGGCGCTGTTCCCGAAGCACCGGGGTGACGTGCTGCACACCGCGATCGTGACCGAGCGGATGCTCGCGGGCAAGATCGAGGCCATCCAGGTGCCCCGCAACCCGCTCGACATCCTCGCCCAGCAGACCGTCGCGGCGAGCGCGCTGGGAGCGATCAGCGTCGAGGAGTGGTTCGACACGGTGCGCCGCTCGGCGCCGTTCCAATCGCTCCCGCGGTCGGCGTACGAGGCGACGCTCGATCTGCTCGCCGGGCGCTTCCCGTCCGACGAGTTCGCCGAGCTGCGCCCGCGCCTGGTCTGGGATCGCGACGCCGGCACGCTCACGGGGCGTCCGGGCGCGCAGCGCATCGCGGTCACGAGCGGCGGCACGATCCCCGACCGCGGGCTGTTCGGGGTGTTCGTGGCGGGCGAGTCGACGGGCGCCCGGGTCGGCGAGCTCGACGAGGAGATGGTCTACGAATCACGCGTGGGCGATGTGTTCACGCTCGGCACGACCAGCTGGCGGATCGCCGAGATCACGCACGACCGCGTGAACGTGATCCCCGCGTACGGCCAGCCCGGCAAGGTGCCGTTCTGGCACGGCGACGGCATCGGGCGACCGTTCGAACTGGGCGAGGCCCTCGGCGCGTTCTCGCGCGAGGTGTCGGCGGCGACCCCCGAGAAGGCGGCGCAGCGCCTCATCGACGCCGGGCTCGACGAGCAGGCCCGCGCGAATCTGCTCGCCCACCTCAGCGAGCAGCGCGAGGCCACGGGCACCCTCCCGACCGACCGCACGCTCACGGTCGAGCGCGGCCGCGACGAGGTCGGCGACTGGCGCGTGATCCTGCACTCCCCCTACGGCATGAAGGTGCACGCACCGTGGGCGCTGGCGATCAACGCCCGGGTGCGCGAACGCCTGGGCGTCGAGGGGTCTGCGGTCGCGAGCGACGACGGCATCATCGTGCGCATCCCGGATGCCGAGGCCGAACCGCCCGGCGCCGAGCTGTTCGTCTTCGACCCCGACGAGATCGAGCACCTGGTGACCGAGGAGGTCGGAGGCTCGGCGCTCTTCGCCTCACGCTTCCGCGAGTGCGCGGCTCGTGCGCTGCTCATGCCGCGCACCAACCCCAACCGCCGCACCCCGCTCTGGCAGCAGCGCCAGCGCTCGGCGCAGCTGCTCGAGGTGGCGCGCCGGCATCCGACGTTCCCGGTGATCCTCGAGACGCTCCGCGAAGTGCTGCAGGACGTCTACGACCTGCCCTCGCTGCGGCGGCTCGCGACCTCGATCGCCGATCGGCGCATCCGCCTCGTCGAGACGCAGCCCGCGCAGCCCTCGCCGTTCGCCCGCGACCTGCTCTTCGGCTACGTGGGCGCGTTCATGTACGAGGGCGACTCCCCGCTCGCCGAGCGCCGGGCCGCCGCGCTCTCGGTCGATCCCGCCCTGCTGGGCGAGCTGCTCGGCACCGTCGAGCTGCGCGAGCTGCTCGATCCCGAGGTCATCGTCCAGTCCGAACGCGAAGCGCAGCGCCTCGACCCCGAGCGCCGCGCGCGCGGACTCGAGGGCACGGCCGATCTGCTGCGCCTGCTCGGACCGCTCGACGCCGCCGAGGTCGCCGCGCGGCTCGCGCCGGAGGGCGATCGCGAAGCGGACGCCGATCGCGGACCGGACGACGATCACGAACCGAACGAGGCCGTCGCCGCGGCCCACCTCGACGCGCTCGTGCAGGCCCGGCGCGCCATCCCCGTGACGATCGCCGGGGTGCAGCGCATCGCGGCGATCGAAGACGCCGGGCGCCTCCGCGATGCGCTCGGCGCGGCGCTCCCCACCGGCATCCCGGTCGCGTTCCTCGAGCCGCTCGCCGATCCGCTCGGCGACCTCGTCGCGCGTCACGCGCGCACCCACGGCCCCTTCACGACGGATGCCGTCGCCACCCGCTTCGGCATCGGCGCGGCGGTCGCGCGGCACACGCTCCAGCGGCTCGAGAATGCGGGCCGTCTCACGAGCGGTTACTTCCTGCCCGAGGCATCGGCCCCGGCCACCGGCTCCTCCGGGGCGGCGGGAGCGGGTGCAGGAACCCGGGACGACATCGAGTGGTGCGACACCGAGGTGCTGCGCCGCCTGCGTATGCGGTCGCTGGCTGCCATCCGCGGCAGCGTCGAACCGGTCTCGCCCGAAGCGTACGCGCGCTTCCTGCCCGACTGGCAGCACCTCACCCGCCCGCTCGAGGGCATCGACGGCGTGCTCGCCGTGATCGAGCAGTTCGCCGGGGTGCCCATCCCCGCGAGCGCCTGGGAGTCGTTGGTGCTGCCCTCCCGTGTGCGGGACTACACCCCGGGCATGCTCGACGAACTCACCTCCTCGGGAGAGGTCATCTGGTCGGGGCACGGCACTCTCCCCGGACGCGACGGATGGGTGTCGCTGCACCCCGCCGATCTCGCGCCGTTCACCCTTCCCGAGCCCGACGCGGAGATCGCGACCGACTCGCTCGAAGCCCGTCTGCTCGGGGCTCTCGGCGGGCCGGGTGCACGCGACGACGCCGCGACCCCCGGGGCCGGCGGGAGCATCGGGGTGGCCGGTGGGATCGGCGGTGCGTACTTCGCGGCGCAGCTCAAGGAGATGACCGGTGCCGAGAACGAGCAGTCGGTGCTCGAGGCGCTGTGGTCGCTCACCTGGTCGGGGCACGTCACCAACGACACGTTCGCTCCGATCCGCTCGCTCCTCGGGGGCGGGTCGCAGGCGCACCGGGTGACCCGCCGCGCCCCGCGCACGCGCACGTACCGTGGCGTCTCCCTGGGACGCACCCCCGCGCGCCCCACCGCGATCGGCGGACGCTGGTCGCTCCTCCCCGCCGCCGAGACCGACCCCGCCCGCCGTGCGACCGTGACCGCCGGGCTCCTGCTCGACCGCTACGGCGTCGTGACGCGCGGTGCCGTGCAGGCCGAGGGCGTACCGGGCGGGTTCGCCCAGGCGTACCGGGTGCTCGCCGGCTTCGAGGAGGCCGGGCACTGCCGCCGCGGCTACGTGATCGAGAAGCTGGGGGCGGCGCAGTTCGCGGCATCCGCCACCGTCGACCGCCTGCGCACGTTCGCGGGTCTCGCCGACCCGCCGCCCCGCAAGGCCGTCACCCTCGCCGCGACCGACCCAGCGAACCCCTACGGGGCGGCCCTCGGCTGGCCGCGCCGCGACGGCGTCTCGCACCGCCCCGGGCGCAAGGCCGGCGGGCTCGTGGTCATCGTCGACGGCGCGCTCGTGCTGTACCTCGAGCGCGGCGGGCGCACGGTTCTGTCCTTCACCGACGACGCCGAGGTGCTGCGCGCCGCCGCCGCCGACCTCGCCGCCACCGCCCGCGCTCGACGGCTCGACACTCTCACCGTCGAGAAGATCGACGGAGAGGGCGTCTACGGCACCCCGCTCGCTCTCGCCCTGCAGGATGCCGGGTTCGTCGCGACACCGCGCGGTTTCACGCTCCGCAAGGCGGTGTGA